From the genome of Labrus bergylta chromosome 4, fLabBer1.1, whole genome shotgun sequence, one region includes:
- the LOC109981385 gene encoding serine/threonine-protein kinase MAK-like yields the protein MKNRQGSLWKMNRYTALEQLGDGTYGSVLLCKCNDTGELVAIKRIKRKFYSWEECLNLREVKSLRKLNHANVVKLKEVIREHGYLYFVFEYMKENLYQLMKEREDKMFTENEIRNILFQVLSGLAFVHKHGYFHRDMKPENLLCMGPELVKIADFGLAREIRSQPPYTAYVSTRWYRAPEILLKSNSYSSPIDIWAVGCIMAELYTLRPLFPGNSEVEEIFKICQVLGTLKKSDWLEGYNLAASLNFRFPKCMPTSLRSLIPTAGDEAIMLMRDMLQWDPERRPSAAQALRYPYFHVGQTLCAPLKYSEQLTAQKKIFEAAPETKPLSFCKSDLESIEASRTHAEMQMCSQSLQQIPLPQDNIEPTPAMCSTMLTVGQQEPLSLVTNRQPMNWQSPTRATRTEAENSSTGVRAGRRRWGETSFKSVTGLYGSEDTDAGVSLSKKTTIDSQEERELDGPCSGLKRRDSSTLSAKQHYLNQSRYLPGVHPTKNSSTESQVVTRKLLWDSWSLTRGQGLEFPLSKDSCMSITNKPARTYVLPLQRTETGTVKQRMTGSSAIDLSSAADLRVQSKIKPLKSKPSSDKQFPSYEEYQGWRIRNPQILGSSATGKKTFSRSTNVQPVHGRVDWSTKYGGHQ from the exons gatAAAGAGGAAGTTTTATTCTTGGGAAGAGTGCTTGAACCTAAGAGAAGTGAAG TCGCTGAGGAAGCTAAACCATGCCAACGTTGTTAAACTGAAGGAGGTCATCAGAGAACACGGCTACTTGTACTTTGTCTTCGAGTATATGAAAGAAAACCTCTATCAGCTCATGAAAGAAAG GGAAGATAAGATGTTTACTGAAAATGAAATAAGGAACATTCTGTTCCAAGTGTTGTCTGGCTTAGCATTTGTGCACAAGCACG GCTATTTTCATCGGGATATGAAACCTGAGAATTTGCTCTGCATGGGACCAGAGCTGGTAAAGATTGCAGATTTTGGACTGGCCAGAGAGATTCGCTCGCAGCCCCCTTACACTGCATATGTGTCCACAAGATG GTATAGAGCCCCAGAGATTCTGCTGAAGTCTAACTCCTACAGCTCACCCATCGACATCTGGGCCGTGGGATGCATCATGGCGGAGCTCTACACACTCAGACCCCTGTTCCCTGGCAACAGCGAGGTGGAGGAAATCTTCAAGATCTGCCAGGTGCTGGGAACACTGAAGAAG TCGGACTGGCTTGAGGGCTACAACTTGGCTGCCTCGCTGAACTTCCGCTTTCCAAAGTGTATGCCCACCAGCCTCAGATCCCTGATCCCTACCGCCGGCGACGAAGCGATCATGCTGATGAGAGACATGCTGCAGTGGGACCCTGAGAGAAGGCCAAGTGCTGCACAG GCTTTACGGTATCCATACTTCCATGTGGGCCAGACGCTCTGTGCTCCTCTGAAGTACTCTGAGCAGCTCACGGCTCAGAAGAAGATCTTTGAGGCGGCTCCAGAGACAAAGCCTCTGTCCTTCTGTAAGTCAGACCTAGAGTCCATTGAGGCAAGTAGGACTCATGCAGAGATGCAGATGTGCAGTCAGTCTCTTCAGCAGATCCCTCTGCCTCAGGACAACATTGAGCCAACACCAGCAATGTGTTCCACCATGTTGACAGTGGGGCAGCAGGAACCTCTCAGCCTGGTGACAAACAGACAACCAATGAACTGGCAATCT CCTACAAGAGCGACCCGCACAGAAGCAGAGAACAGCTCGACTGGAGTGAGGGCAGGACGCAGAAGATGGGGTGAGACGTCTTTCAAGTCCGTCACCGGTCTATACGGCAGTGAGGATACAGACGCCGGGGTTTCCCTCTCCAAAAAAACCACCATCGACTCTCAGGAGGAAAGAGAACTGGATGGGCCTTG cAGTGGGCTGAAAAGAAGAGACTCCTCCACCTTGTCGGCCAAGCAGCACTACCTAAACCAGTCCAGATATCTGCCTG GTGTACACCCGACAAAAAACTCCTCAACAGAAAGCCAGGTGGTCACCAGAAAGTTGCTGTGGGACAGCTGGAGCTTAACCAGAGGACAGGGTCTGGAGTTCCCTCTAAGTAAAG ACTCATGTATGAGCATCACCAACAAGCCAGCCAGGACATACGTGTTACCTCTGCAGAGGACTGAAACAGGGACAGTGAAACAGAGGATGACAGGCTCCTCTGCCa TTGATCTGTCATCCGCTGCTGATCTCAGAGTCCAGTCTAAAATCAAACCACTGAAGAGCAAGCCCTCCTCAGATAAACAGTTCCCCTCATATGAAG AATACCAAGGGTGGAGGATCAGAAATCCTCAGATCCTCGGATCCAGTGCTACAGGGAAGAAAACCTTTTCAAGGAGTACAAACGTCCAGCCTGTGCACGGACGAGTAGACTGGAGCACCAAATACGGTGGTCACCAGTAG